Proteins from a single region of Meriones unguiculatus strain TT.TT164.6M chromosome 21, Bangor_MerUng_6.1, whole genome shotgun sequence:
- the Pon1 gene encoding serum paraoxonase/arylesterase 1: MVKLIALTVVGLVLALYKNHRASYQARLNAFREVTPVELPNCNLVKGIETGAEDLEILPNGLTFLSTGLKYPGIKSFDPSKPGKILLMDLNEKEPAVSELEITGNTLDISSFNPHGISTFTDEDNVVYLLVVSHPDSSSTVEVFKFQEEERSLLHLKTITHELLPSINDIAAVGPESFYATNDHYFADPYLRSWEMYLGLSWSNVVYYSPDKVHVVAEGFDFANGIGISLDGKYVYIAELLAHKIHVYEKHANWTLTPLKVLDFDTLVDNISVDPVTGDLWVGCHPNGMRIFFYDSENPPGSEVLRIQNILSEEPKVTVVYAENGTVLQGTTVASVYKGKVLIGTVFHRALYCDL, from the exons ATGGTGAAGCTGATAGCACTCACCGTCGTGGGACTGGTTTTGGCACTTTATAAGAACCACCGGGCTTCCTATCA GGCGAGATTAAATGCTTTCCGTGAAGTAACACCAGTAGAACTCCCTAACTGCAATTTAGTTAAAGGAATCG AGACGGGCGCGGAAGACTTGGAGATCCTGCCCAATGGACTGACTTTCCTGAGCACC GGATTAAAATATCCTGGAATAAAAAGTTTCGATCCCAGTAAGCCTGGAAAAATACTTCTGATGGACttgaatgagaaggagccagcaGTGTCAGAGCTGGAAATTACAGGCAATACGTTGGATATATCTTCATTTAACCCTCATGGGATTAGTACATTCACAGACGAAG ATAATGTCGTGTACCTGCTAGTGGTAAGCCATCCAGACTCCTCATCTACTGTGGAGGTGTTTAAATTTCAAGAAGAGGAAAGATCACTTCTGCATCTGAAAACCATCACACATGAACTTCTGCCTAG cATCAACGATATTGCCGCTGTTGGGCCTGAGAGCTTTTATGCCACAAATGATCACTATTTTGCTGACCCATACTTACGGTCCTGGGAAATGTACTTGGGTCTGTCATGGTCCAATGTTGTGTACTATAGTCCAGATAAAGTCCATGTGGTAGCAGAAGGATTTGATTTCGCCAATGGCATTGGCATTTCCCTTGATGGCAA ATATGTCTATATAGCTGAGTTGCTGGCCCACAAGATTCACGTGTACGAAAAGCATGCTAATTGGACATTAACGCCATTGAAG GTCCTCGACTTTGACACCCTTGTGGATAACATCTCTGTGGACCCGGTGACAGGGGACCTCTGGGTTGGTTGCCATCCCAATGGGATGAGGATCTTCTTCTATGACTCAGAGAACCCTCCTGGCTCAGAG GTGCTTCGGATCCAGAACATTTTATCAGAAGAACCCAAAGTAACCGTGGTGTATGCCGAGAACGGCACAGTCTTGCAAGGCACTACGGTTGCCTCGGTCTACAAAGGGAAAGTGCTGATCGGCACGGTGTTCCACAGAGCTCTCTACTGTGATCTGTGA